Proteins from a single region of Acidobacteriota bacterium:
- a CDS encoding FAD-dependent thymidylate synthase, with protein sequence MPEFTIESFTDEEAEILNRFFTNLDKPVFGLINLPEVVKGALFARYSRSPKSIRRLFLDEFYSKEDMGAQLSADSGETDAARTRAEGLYQRIFSEYGDDSVAQLGGAHLACEQASNVLTKVLERGRLASYLEQSTRYIFYDKRLGYRYRYMTPPEVAAGSLANTYRETMESLFRTYSDVVSRLVAYYEKLYPKAPEDSNFVWRSTIRAKACDDARGLLPASALSNVGIFASGQAYEALLLRMRAHPLAEVRDYGDLMLTELRKMIPSFMKRVDIPERGGAWSQYFRTVAEDLETHASEIPPSTDRPEVTLVDFDPDAETKVAAAVLYRYASQPDDQILDYVRALPPDKRAALIAASVGDRTNRRHKPGRGFERTDYRFDILCDYGIFRDLQRHRLLTLDWQRLTPDHGFVTPQSINDIGAVESWQGAMERTAALYADVTDAYGKDVGQYVVPFAYKIRFFLQMNAREAFHLLELRTAAGGHPDYRRVCQTMHTLIKTQAGHKLIADAMSYVDYTDYDLARLDGERRAEARRAAAGVAEPEAERI encoded by the coding sequence ATGCCCGAATTCACCATCGAGAGCTTCACTGACGAAGAGGCTGAGATCCTCAATCGGTTCTTCACAAACCTTGACAAGCCGGTGTTCGGTCTGATCAACCTTCCCGAGGTTGTCAAGGGCGCACTGTTCGCCAGATACAGCCGCTCCCCCAAGTCCATCAGACGTCTGTTTCTCGACGAGTTCTACTCGAAAGAGGACATGGGTGCACAACTCTCAGCCGACAGCGGAGAGACCGACGCCGCCCGCACGAGGGCCGAAGGACTCTACCAACGGATATTCTCCGAGTACGGTGACGACTCGGTGGCACAACTCGGTGGCGCACACCTAGCGTGCGAGCAAGCGTCGAACGTGTTGACCAAGGTGCTCGAACGTGGTCGGCTAGCCTCGTATCTCGAACAGTCAACCCGCTACATCTTCTACGACAAGCGGCTCGGCTACCGCTACCGCTACATGACGCCCCCCGAAGTAGCTGCCGGCTCGCTTGCAAACACCTATCGCGAGACCATGGAATCGCTGTTCCGCACGTACAGCGATGTTGTGTCACGTCTCGTTGCTTACTACGAAAAGCTGTATCCAAAAGCGCCGGAGGACTCCAACTTTGTCTGGAGATCGACTATTCGAGCCAAAGCCTGCGACGACGCAAGGGGACTTCTGCCGGCATCGGCGCTATCAAACGTTGGGATATTTGCATCGGGTCAGGCATACGAGGCGCTGCTGTTACGGATGAGAGCCCACCCACTTGCCGAGGTGCGTGACTACGGCGATCTCATGCTCACAGAGCTCCGCAAGATGATCCCCTCGTTTATGAAACGGGTCGATATCCCCGAAAGGGGCGGGGCATGGTCACAGTATTTCCGCACAGTTGCCGAGGATCTCGAGACCCACGCCAGCGAGATCCCGCCATCCACAGACCGACCCGAAGTAACACTCGTCGACTTCGACCCTGACGCAGAAACCAAAGTCGCTGCAGCAGTTCTGTACCGTTATGCATCACAGCCCGACGATCAGATCCTCGACTATGTACGCGCATTGCCGCCAGATAAACGGGCAGCGCTCATCGCAGCGAGCGTTGGAGACCGAACGAATCGGCGTCACAAACCAGGGCGCGGCTTCGAGCGCACCGACTACCGATTCGACATCCTGTGTGACTACGGCATCTTCCGCGACCTGCAACGCCACCGATTGTTGACACTCGACTGGCAGAGACTCACGCCCGACCATGGGTTCGTTACCCCTCAATCGATCAACGACATCGGAGCCGTCGAATCGTGGCAGGGCGCAATGGAACGTACCGCAGCGTTGTACGCCGACGTGACGGATGCGTACGGCAAAGACGTTGGCCAGTACGTTGTGCCCTTTGCATACAAGATTCGCTTCTTCTTACAGATGAATGCAAGAGAGGCGTTTCATCTGCTTGAACTTCGCACGGCTGCAGGTGGCCACCCCGACTACCGACGCGTTTGTCAGACAATGCACACGCTGATCAAGACCCAGGCTGGGCACAAGCTCATTGCCGACGCCATGAGCTACGTTGATTACACCGACTACGACCTAGCCAGGCTCGACGGTGAACGGCGCGCTGAGGCTAGACGCGCCGCGGCCGGTGTCGCCGAGCCCGAAGCCGAACGAATCTAA
- the nth gene encoding endonuclease III, with protein sequence MTRLPLDPPPTAQERRNARTIFRRIKKIYPVAATALAYENAWQLLVATVLSAQTTDEAVNKVCFELFERWPTADDLAQASLDAVEQVVYSTGYYRQKAKSIVSLAADVVDKFNGEVPDDLDALVTLRGVGRKTASVVLAEVWDRPAIAVDTHVKRVANRVGITTYSDPEMIEFHLKALFLKSDWSGVSMRMIQFGRDVCDAKRPRCWECPLADRCSYESKALAPA encoded by the coding sequence ATGACGCGTCTGCCGCTAGATCCACCGCCGACTGCACAAGAACGCCGTAATGCTCGTACGATCTTCCGTCGCATAAAGAAGATCTATCCGGTGGCAGCGACGGCCCTTGCTTATGAGAACGCCTGGCAACTTCTGGTTGCGACTGTCTTGTCAGCCCAAACCACCGACGAGGCGGTCAACAAGGTTTGTTTTGAGTTGTTCGAGCGGTGGCCCACGGCCGATGACCTTGCGCAGGCGTCGCTCGATGCCGTCGAGCAGGTCGTGTACTCAACTGGCTACTACCGTCAGAAGGCGAAGTCGATTGTGTCGCTTGCCGCAGATGTGGTCGACAAGTTCAATGGCGAGGTCCCCGACGACCTCGATGCACTCGTAACGCTGCGTGGCGTCGGTCGTAAAACTGCAAGTGTGGTTCTCGCCGAAGTCTGGGATCGCCCGGCAATCGCAGTCGACACGCATGTGAAGCGCGTGGCGAACCGCGTTGGCATAACTACATACTCGGACCCTGAGATGATCGAGTTTCACCTCAAGGCATTGTTTCTCAAAAGCGACTGGTCGGGCGTGTCGATGCGTATGATCCAGTTCGGTCGCGACGTCTGCGATGCGAAGCGGCCTCGCTGCTGGGAGTGTCCGCTTGCGGATCGATGCTCTTACGAATCTAAGGCTCTCGCCCCGGCGTGA
- a CDS encoding xanthine phosphoribosyltransferase: MDIAEIVASRARVEGDLIKVDDFLNHQVDPIVMKQTGRQIADLLADRSVDLILTAEASGIPPALATSFLTDIPCVYAKKYVGPGNRYTFGREVVSPTKGVEYRVEVARHLLSPGLRVAIVDDFLAGGRTAEALGEIVEEANCKVVTFIFVIEKTYTEGRRRLEAHNWTVESLVKIANINNGTITLV, translated from the coding sequence GTGGACATCGCCGAAATAGTCGCCTCCCGCGCCCGGGTCGAAGGCGACCTGATCAAGGTCGACGATTTCCTCAACCACCAGGTCGACCCGATCGTCATGAAACAGACGGGCCGCCAAATCGCCGACTTGCTCGCCGATCGATCCGTCGACCTCATTCTCACGGCTGAGGCGTCCGGCATTCCCCCAGCACTAGCCACTTCCTTCTTGACGGATATCCCGTGCGTGTATGCCAAGAAGTACGTCGGACCCGGGAACCGATACACCTTCGGGCGCGAAGTCGTTTCGCCCACCAAGGGTGTCGAGTACCGAGTGGAGGTCGCACGCCACCTTCTCTCACCTGGTCTTCGCGTTGCAATAGTTGACGACTTCCTCGCCGGTGGCCGCACTGCGGAAGCACTCGGTGAGATCGTTGAAGAGGCCAACTGCAAAGTCGTCACATTTATCTTCGTCATCGAGAAGACGTACACCGAGGGCCGCAGGCGACTTGAGGCACACAACTGGACCGTCGAATCCCTGGTAAAGATCGCAAACATCAATAATGGCACGATCACGCTCGTCTGA
- a CDS encoding RNHCP domain-containing protein, translating to MARSRSSDHPDVAGMAVQELVADAKHSRTTLKRIAAAIETSPDVNQIKTAIVVDARALGIDLASDAERWPAKRLLRLAAGRAAASRKRRNPITRDEEFECLSCGAAVPKGGVPVRDHCHRCLVSLHVDNVPGDRAAQCGGIMHPVGLGRSNGADTIEYQCATCGAAHRVIAHPDDDTAALQSVGGLPPL from the coding sequence ATGGCACGATCACGCTCGTCTGACCATCCTGACGTGGCCGGCATGGCAGTGCAAGAACTTGTGGCTGATGCCAAGCACAGTCGGACCACACTGAAACGGATCGCCGCAGCGATCGAGACCTCACCGGACGTCAACCAAATCAAGACGGCAATCGTGGTCGATGCCCGCGCCCTGGGCATTGACCTTGCGTCTGACGCAGAGCGATGGCCCGCAAAACGGCTCTTACGACTGGCGGCGGGCCGCGCAGCGGCGTCACGCAAGCGGCGCAACCCAATTACACGCGACGAGGAGTTTGAGTGCCTGTCGTGCGGGGCGGCGGTTCCCAAGGGTGGGGTGCCTGTCAGAGACCACTGCCATAGGTGCCTTGTGTCGCTCCACGTCGACAACGTTCCGGGAGATAGAGCCGCACAATGTGGCGGCATCATGCACCCGGTAGGTCTTGGACGATCGAATGGCGCCGACACCATTGAGTACCAATGCGCAACATGTGGCGCTGCTCATCGGGTCATCGCTCACCCCGATGATGACACCGCTGCGCTGCAGTCCGTCGGTGGGCTTCCGCCGTTGTAG
- a CDS encoding MFS transporter gives MTANPSQRRPRFTLRDRRVLFLMGLVAFSTGFGGSLMANTLPFARKSLGMTEGDMSAVFAVVRAASLFGLVFALQADTKGRRRPLLMAFLLLPAGNLITAMVPGVAAYVVGQSIARIGIVAVAGLAIVIVAEELSPALRGYGLGIYSVLGGLGTGLALWALPIADGSLDGYRVLFGISALSLLVFPILNRYLSESRAYVQYSTKVTFSQALKAGLSRHFWPLAGISFFVGAFASPAFDFALERLIGTLSWDTRPALFLIIVFSGGGMSGLFFGGRASDNIGRRPTTIVALLFGLIGGIAFYTVTSGWLLAPAIFLATFGMSMLAPSFAAHRAELFPTRVRASASGWLTNIAIVGSIFGFVIGRVTIERYGMASTISLLGAGLVIAMFLVYSLPETRGLDLVRGAAQQRATPQTPPPEQQPAPQSPTTPHEDPSPVVPPGQEPPPQ, from the coding sequence ATGACTGCCAACCCGTCACAACGCCGTCCCCGCTTCACGCTGCGCGACCGCCGGGTGCTGTTTCTCATGGGCCTCGTGGCATTCTCAACCGGCTTCGGCGGATCGCTCATGGCGAACACTCTCCCATTCGCACGAAAGTCTCTGGGGATGACCGAAGGAGACATGTCAGCAGTGTTCGCTGTCGTGCGTGCCGCATCGCTGTTTGGCCTCGTTTTCGCCCTCCAGGCCGATACGAAAGGTCGGCGCCGCCCGCTTCTAATGGCGTTCTTGTTGCTGCCGGCCGGCAACCTCATAACCGCGATGGTCCCGGGAGTAGCGGCGTACGTTGTAGGTCAGAGCATTGCGCGGATCGGCATCGTTGCGGTTGCCGGTCTGGCCATTGTCATCGTTGCCGAGGAGTTGTCACCGGCGCTGCGCGGGTACGGGCTGGGAATCTACAGCGTGCTTGGCGGCCTCGGCACCGGTCTGGCACTATGGGCACTCCCAATCGCTGATGGCTCTCTTGACGGATACCGGGTGTTATTCGGTATCTCGGCGCTTTCTCTGCTGGTTTTTCCGATACTCAATCGGTATCTGTCAGAAAGCCGGGCGTATGTGCAGTACTCCACCAAGGTAACGTTCTCGCAGGCGCTAAAGGCTGGTCTGAGTAGACATTTCTGGCCTCTTGCTGGCATCAGCTTCTTCGTTGGCGCCTTTGCGTCCCCCGCGTTTGACTTCGCTCTTGAGCGACTGATCGGCACTCTGAGCTGGGACACGCGCCCGGCGTTGTTTCTCATCATCGTGTTCTCTGGCGGTGGTATGTCGGGGCTATTTTTTGGTGGGAGAGCGTCGGACAACATAGGACGCCGGCCGACAACGATCGTCGCCCTGCTGTTTGGTCTCATTGGTGGCATCGCGTTCTATACAGTGACGTCCGGGTGGCTGTTGGCGCCAGCGATCTTCCTCGCAACGTTCGGCATGTCGATGCTGGCACCTTCGTTCGCCGCTCACCGAGCTGAGTTGTTTCCGACGCGGGTGCGGGCGTCGGCTTCAGGGTGGCTGACAAACATCGCGATTGTCGGCTCGATATTCGGCTTCGTAATTGGCCGAGTAACAATCGAACGATACGGAATGGCTTCGACGATCTCCCTGCTCGGCGCCGGACTCGTCATTGCTATGTTTCTCGTGTATTCACTCCCCGAGACCCGGGGACTGGATCTTGTTCGCGGAGCGGCCCAACAGCGTGCCACACCACAAACGCCGCCGCCCGAGCAACAACCAGCGCCGCAATCCCCCACCACACCCCACGAAGACCCCAGCCCCGTGGTTCCACCTGGCCAAGAACCGCCACCGCAATAG